TTCTGGCAGCTATGGTAATCGCATTGTTATTAATCATAAAAATGGCTATACGACCCTTTATGGACATTTATCTTCTATAAAAGTTAGCGTTGGACAAGTAGTTGAAAAAGGTTCGGTTATTGGAATTATGGGCTCTACAGGAAATTCAACAGGTACACATTTACACTTTGAAGTTGAGAAAAATGGAGAGCTTGTAAATCCATTATCATATGTAGGTCAGTAATTAAATTGCTTCAGCAAACATCCTTTACTTCTATAAGTAGAGGATGCCAGAGATGCATTGAATTCAGTGGGGATTCAACCACAAGCTGTATCAAGTTAAAGGCCCTAGCGGATGTCACAGATTTTAAGAGGAGTTTTTTTAAGTAGCTCAAATCTGGATACAAATACGCTGAGGCGTAATTGATCTTTTGTAAATGGCAGTCCAAATAGTGGGCTGCCTTTTTGTATAGTAAGCATAAAAGTTAAGTTATTTCCCGAGAAATAATTGTCGAAATAGGGAAACTGGACATGAATAATGCATGGAAGCTAAAAGCATGTTAGAGTTAAGAGTAGTAACTTTACAAATACACATTGTTTAGAATAGATGAATAGCGAAAGGGAGAGAATGTATGAGCAAAACAATTTTAGTTGTTGACGATGAGAAACCAATCGCAGATATTTTACAGTTTAATTTAATTAAAGAAGGCTACAAAGTAATTTGTGCTTATGATGGAGATGAAGCATTAGAAAAGGTTGAGGAAGAGCAACCAGATTTAATGCTATTAGATATAATGCTACCAAAAAGAGATGGTATGGAAGTTTGTAGAGAAATCCGAAAAAAATATGATTTCCCTATTATTATGTTAACCGCTAAAGGTTCAGAGATTGATAAGGTGTTAGGCTTAGAAATGGGCGCAGATGATTATGTAACGAAGCCATTTAGTACGCGAGAACTTATAGCACGTGTAAAGGCTAATATGCGCCGCCTTCAAGTAGTGGCTCCTGCAGCTGAGGAAGAAGAAGAAGCGTCAAATGAAATTGTAGTAGGATCTCTTGTTATTCAGCCCGATGCTTATCAGGTGATGAAGCGTGATGAAGCAATTGAGCTAACACATCGTGAGTTTGAATTGCTACATTATTTAGGTAAACATATTGGTCAAGTGATGACTCGTGAGCATCTTTTACAAACAGTATGGGGCTACGATTATTTTGGTGATGTACGTACAGTCGATGTAACGATTCGTCGACTTCGTGAAAAAATAGAGGATAATCCAAGTCATCCGGCATGGATTGTCACTCGACGTGGTGTAGGGTATTATTTACGAAATCCTGAACAGGAGTAAAGGAAATGCAGAAAGTAAGCTTCTTTAAATCAATTCATGTCAAGCTTGTACTAATTTATATTTTGTTGATCTTGTTAGCATTACAAATTATAGGCATATATTTTGCAAAGCAATTAGAGGAAAATTTGAAAAGTAATTTTCAAGAGTCTATTTTTCAACGTGTAGATTTGATGCAATATAGCATTCGTGAAGAAATTTTGAAAGAACGCGATGAAAGTATGCCTTCAATTGAGGAAAGTCTGAAATCCATCGTAAAGGAATTTTCAACAGGATTGAAGGATGTATCGACAGGTGATATTTTAGAAATTCGCGTAATTGATAATAGACAGCGTATACTTGCAACTTCAGAAGAAGATAATCAAAGTTTAATTGGACAGCGTTCAAATACAGACCTTGTCCGTCGAGCGATATCAGCAGAAACATTATTTGATATTATAAAACTGGATAATAAAACAAGAAATCGAGTATGGGTGGTAGCAACGCCAATCCGTGATGGGGCTGGCCCTGATGATGAAATTATCGGGGTACTTTATATTGAAGCAAATATTGAATCCGTATTTGAACAAATGAATGATATTAACCGTATTTTCCTAGGTGGTACTGCTGT
The genomic region above belongs to Lysinibacillus sp. FSL W8-0992 and contains:
- the yycF gene encoding response regulator YycF; translated protein: MSKTILVVDDEKPIADILQFNLIKEGYKVICAYDGDEALEKVEEEQPDLMLLDIMLPKRDGMEVCREIRKKYDFPIIMLTAKGSEIDKVLGLEMGADDYVTKPFSTRELIARVKANMRRLQVVAPAAEEEEEASNEIVVGSLVIQPDAYQVMKRDEAIELTHREFELLHYLGKHIGQVMTREHLLQTVWGYDYFGDVRTVDVTIRRLREKIEDNPSHPAWIVTRRGVGYYLRNPEQE